In Streptomyces capitiformicae, one genomic interval encodes:
- a CDS encoding vWA domain-containing protein, translated as MTLVQDPRAAVMALADSTVPYLLGVRHHSPALAAAVPALLDASGAEVVCVELPADFQPWLPHVADPGTLAPVALAGAGENGRLGFYPFADFSPELAAIRWARERGAEVVCCDLPMGDPRWNAQVLMAAPGNGPAPVDDTRNAVADATAVAPSPAFADALSVAGSGRDGDDLWDRCVEVLAPGCAPEAVRRAALGVGWALRRDAESAGGVPPVDLAREAHMRDTVARAAACGRKVAAVIGAFHAPALTDRAGAEDAGTHTAGTDGAGPEDVVPGPRAGGEASDSASDSASASASASASASTVGESVVEGSPPVVTSLVPYAFDLLDSRSGYPAGIRDPRWQQAVFAAGGDPESLHGAAARAITDVCRELRAAGHTAGTGEATETLRMACDLARIRGLPAPGRGEVLEALTTVLGQGEPLGRGRALARALEVVLVGTDRGRIAPGTPRSGLGPSVEAELAALRLPGPDDSGSREVRLDPLRSALDGRREILLQRLEVCGAGYGEAVAVAGTGDGTALTTRWRLSWTPAVPVRLDLAGIRGVTAALAAEGTLREAFRRESADGGPTCALVLAGLRAAARCDLPALVAERLTDAAAVLPAAATLPELLEALDLMEALRRGHLPGTTPEGRQAATALAADLLEAAVRALPGLAGSDEPEDAAALIALASRAGEHRLGLRLDDALAALARTGSPLVQGAALAARVLLDLDDSDTLGARAAGWVDTATGPDGRRALSRRLTGLLSGAAPLLQSAPNALAPLLDRVDTLTDQGFLDRLPALRGGFDTLSPAGRDRLLSTVSERLGDRLDLSLTASPALLALWTAADTAGLAAVDSLRLPVRMNDTTGQAESTGVEIPAVPGCAEAEEAVDEVAAAGAPSVLHLSPTDRWRLLLGRESEKLPPDARRYAHALDELYGTGRGEGSSDLGGGGGQGQGGGQEASFPTAREWAEELDALFGAEVREEVLARAADQGRTDVLAELDPRAVRPSVDLLTSVLSLAGGMPEQQLAKLRPLVRRLVDELAKELATRMRPALTGLATPRPTRRPGGRLDLPRTLRANLAHTRRTADGRTVVVPERPVFSTRSRKEADWRLILVVDVSGSMEASVIWSALTAAVLGGVPTLSTHFLAFSTDVIDLTDRVDDPLSLLLEVRVGGGTHIAAGLAHARSLVTVPSRTLVVVVSDFEEGYPLGGLLGEVRALASSGVHLMGCAALDHTGTPRYSVPVAQQLVAAGMPVAALSPLALARWVGDRLRGETR; from the coding sequence GTGACGCTCGTTCAGGACCCGCGGGCGGCCGTCATGGCCCTCGCCGACTCCACGGTGCCGTATCTGCTGGGCGTACGGCACCACAGCCCGGCCCTCGCCGCGGCCGTGCCCGCCCTGCTGGACGCCTCCGGCGCGGAAGTCGTCTGCGTGGAGCTGCCGGCCGACTTCCAGCCGTGGCTCCCGCATGTGGCCGACCCGGGCACGCTCGCCCCGGTCGCGCTGGCCGGGGCCGGTGAGAACGGGCGGCTCGGCTTCTACCCCTTCGCCGACTTCTCCCCCGAACTCGCCGCGATCCGCTGGGCGCGGGAGCGGGGTGCGGAAGTCGTGTGCTGCGACCTGCCGATGGGCGACCCTCGGTGGAACGCGCAGGTGCTGATGGCTGCTCCGGGAAATGGCCCCGCACCGGTGGACGACACGCGGAACGCGGTGGCCGACGCCACCGCCGTTGCCCCGTCCCCCGCCTTCGCGGACGCGCTCTCCGTCGCCGGGAGTGGCCGTGACGGTGACGACTTGTGGGACCGCTGCGTGGAGGTTCTCGCTCCCGGCTGCGCCCCCGAGGCGGTCCGCCGCGCCGCGCTCGGCGTGGGGTGGGCGCTGCGTCGCGACGCGGAGTCGGCGGGCGGCGTGCCGCCGGTGGACCTGGCCCGCGAGGCCCATATGCGCGACACGGTCGCCCGTGCCGCGGCGTGCGGGCGCAAGGTCGCGGCCGTCATCGGAGCGTTCCACGCCCCGGCGTTGACGGACAGGGCCGGAGCGGAGGATGCCGGGACACACACTGCCGGAACGGACGGCGCCGGGCCGGAGGATGTGGTTCCGGGGCCGCGTGCGGGTGGCGAGGCATCGGACTCGGCCTCGGACTCGGCATCGGCATCGGCATCGGCATCGGCATCGGCATCGACGGTCGGGGAATCCGTCGTCGAGGGGTCGCCGCCGGTGGTCACCTCGCTCGTGCCGTACGCCTTCGATCTGCTGGACTCCCGGTCCGGCTACCCGGCGGGCATCCGGGACCCTCGCTGGCAGCAGGCGGTGTTCGCGGCCGGTGGTGACCCCGAGTCGCTGCACGGCGCCGCCGCGCGGGCCATCACCGATGTGTGCCGGGAGCTGCGCGCGGCCGGGCACACCGCGGGGACAGGCGAGGCCACCGAGACCCTGCGGATGGCGTGCGACCTGGCCCGGATTCGGGGGCTCCCCGCCCCGGGACGGGGCGAAGTGCTGGAGGCGCTGACGACGGTGCTGGGGCAGGGCGAGCCGCTCGGCCGTGGCCGGGCCCTCGCGCGGGCGCTCGAGGTGGTCCTGGTCGGCACGGACCGCGGCCGGATCGCGCCGGGCACACCGCGTTCGGGGCTGGGCCCGTCCGTGGAGGCGGAGCTGGCCGCGCTGCGGCTGCCGGGCCCGGACGACTCCGGTTCCCGCGAGGTCCGGCTCGACCCGCTCCGCTCCGCCCTCGACGGCCGCCGCGAGATCCTGCTCCAGCGACTCGAGGTGTGCGGCGCGGGCTACGGCGAGGCCGTGGCGGTGGCCGGCACGGGCGACGGGACCGCGCTCACCACCCGGTGGCGGCTGTCGTGGACACCGGCCGTTCCCGTACGGCTCGACCTGGCCGGGATACGGGGTGTGACGGCCGCCCTGGCCGCCGAGGGCACCCTGCGGGAGGCCTTCCGCCGGGAGTCGGCGGACGGCGGGCCCACCTGTGCGCTCGTCCTCGCCGGACTTCGGGCGGCCGCCCGCTGCGACCTGCCCGCGCTGGTCGCCGAGCGCCTGACCGACGCCGCGGCCGTGCTCCCGGCCGCCGCCACGCTCCCCGAACTCCTCGAAGCGCTCGACTTGATGGAGGCGCTGCGCCGGGGGCACCTCCCCGGCACCACGCCCGAGGGCAGGCAGGCGGCCACCGCACTGGCCGCCGACCTGCTGGAGGCGGCGGTCCGGGCGCTGCCCGGCCTGGCGGGCAGCGACGAGCCGGAGGACGCGGCCGCGCTCATCGCGCTGGCCTCGCGGGCCGGTGAACACCGCCTGGGGCTGCGATTGGACGACGCCCTGGCCGCCCTCGCCCGTACCGGCTCCCCGCTCGTCCAGGGTGCCGCCCTGGCCGCCCGGGTCCTGCTCGACCTCGACGACTCCGACACCCTCGGCGCGCGTGCCGCCGGCTGGGTCGACACCGCCACCGGCCCCGACGGGCGCCGGGCACTGTCCCGCCGGCTCACCGGGCTGCTCAGCGGTGCCGCCCCGCTGCTCCAGTCGGCGCCGAACGCGCTGGCCCCACTGCTCGACCGGGTCGACACGCTCACCGACCAGGGGTTCCTGGATCGGCTGCCCGCGCTGCGCGGCGGCTTCGACACGCTCAGCCCGGCCGGCCGCGACCGCCTTCTGAGCACCGTCAGCGAACGCCTCGGCGACCGCCTCGACCTGTCACTCACCGCCTCACCGGCACTCCTCGCCCTGTGGACGGCCGCCGACACGGCGGGCCTCGCGGCGGTCGACTCCCTGCGGCTGCCGGTGCGGATGAACGACACGACGGGGCAGGCCGAGAGCACCGGGGTGGAGATCCCCGCGGTCCCAGGGTGCGCCGAGGCCGAAGAGGCCGTCGATGAGGTGGCCGCGGCCGGAGCCCCCTCCGTCCTCCACCTCTCCCCCACCGACCGCTGGCGGCTGCTGCTCGGGCGGGAGAGCGAGAAGCTCCCTCCGGACGCCCGCCGTTACGCGCACGCCCTCGACGAGCTGTACGGCACCGGCCGGGGCGAGGGTTCCTCGGATCTCGGCGGGGGTGGCGGGCAGGGCCAGGGCGGCGGTCAGGAGGCTTCGTTCCCCACGGCCCGCGAGTGGGCCGAGGAGTTGGACGCGTTGTTCGGCGCGGAGGTCCGCGAGGAGGTACTGGCGCGGGCCGCCGATCAAGGCCGTACGGACGTACTGGCCGAGCTCGACCCCAGGGCGGTCCGTCCGTCGGTCGACCTGCTGACCTCGGTGCTGTCCCTGGCCGGAGGGATGCCCGAACAGCAACTGGCCAAGCTGCGCCCGCTCGTCCGCCGCCTCGTCGACGAGTTGGCGAAGGAACTCGCCACCCGTATGCGCCCGGCCCTCACGGGTCTGGCCACACCGCGCCCGACCCGCCGTCCCGGTGGTCGGCTCGACCTGCCGCGCACGCTGCGCGCCAACCTGGCGCACACGCGCCGCACGGCCGACGGCAGGACCGTGGTCGTACCGGAGCGGCCGGTGTTCAGCACCCGCTCCCGCAAGGAGGCGGACTGGCGGTTGATCCTGGTGGTCGACGTGTCGGGGTCGATGGAGGCGTCCGTCATCTGGTCGGCGCTGACCGCGGCCGTCCTGGGCGGAGTGCCCACCCTGTCCACCCACTTCCTCGCGTTCTCGACCGATGTGATCGACCTGACGGACCGGGTGGACGACCCGCTGTCGCTGCTCCTGGAGGTACGGGTGGGCGGCGGCACGCACATCGCGGCCGGGCTCGCGCACGCCCGCTCCCTGGTGACCGTGCCCAGCCGGACCCTCGTGGTCGTCGTGAGCGACTTCGAGGAGGGCTACCCGCTGGGCGGGCTCCTCGGCGAAGTACGGGCCCTCGCGAGCTCCGGGGTGCACCTGATGGGCTGTGCCGCCCTGGACCACACCGGTACGCCGCGCTACTCCGTGCCGGTCGCCCAGCAGCTCGTCGCGGCCGGCATGCCCGTTGCCGCCCTCAGTCCCCTCGCCCTCGCCCGCTGGGTGGGCGATCGCCTCCGCGGAGAGACCCGATGA
- a CDS encoding ATP-binding protein, with protein sequence MTSTDMATTATDRPARQTLPAEERHATELAFLAAHDEGPRPPGWRLTPRAVVTFVCGSGGDALKLPKPHETLPDKLVITPKFVGERALVERCVVTLAGERGLLLVGEPGTAKSMLSELLSAAVCGTSALTVQGTAGTTEDAFRYGWNYALLLAQGPTPQALVDSPVLGAMRTGRVARVEEITRCLPEVQDALVSILSDRRVSVPELSGTDDAQVAAAPGFTVIATANLRDRGVSEMSAALKRRFNFETVHPIADVDAETVLVKRQATAAVERAGAAFGVDDAVLDVLVTVFRDLRAGRSAEGWDVERPGTVMSTAEAVQVAASLGVAAAYLPGGDALDLVPGHLLGVVRKDDPADHARLLGYWDGPVRRRAEDGSAMWRRLWDLRENLR encoded by the coding sequence ATGACCTCGACCGACATGGCGACGACGGCGACTGACCGTCCGGCCCGGCAGACCCTGCCCGCCGAGGAGCGCCACGCGACCGAACTCGCCTTCCTCGCCGCCCACGACGAGGGCCCCCGGCCGCCGGGCTGGCGACTGACGCCGCGCGCCGTGGTCACCTTCGTCTGCGGCAGCGGAGGCGACGCCCTGAAGCTGCCCAAGCCGCACGAGACACTGCCCGACAAGCTGGTGATCACCCCCAAGTTCGTCGGGGAACGCGCCCTGGTGGAGCGGTGCGTGGTCACCCTCGCCGGTGAGCGTGGCCTGCTGCTCGTCGGCGAGCCCGGCACGGCCAAGTCGATGCTCTCCGAGCTGCTGTCGGCCGCCGTGTGCGGCACCAGCGCGCTCACCGTGCAGGGCACCGCCGGTACGACCGAGGACGCCTTCCGCTACGGCTGGAACTACGCCCTGCTGCTCGCCCAGGGCCCGACCCCGCAGGCGCTGGTCGACTCCCCGGTGCTCGGGGCCATGCGAACCGGCCGGGTGGCGCGGGTCGAGGAGATCACCCGCTGTCTGCCCGAGGTGCAGGACGCCCTGGTGTCGATCCTGTCCGACCGGCGGGTGAGCGTGCCCGAGCTGTCCGGCACGGACGACGCCCAGGTCGCGGCGGCGCCCGGGTTCACCGTCATCGCCACGGCCAACCTGCGGGACCGGGGCGTCTCGGAGATGTCCGCCGCGCTCAAGCGCCGCTTCAACTTCGAGACGGTGCACCCCATCGCGGACGTCGACGCCGAGACCGTGCTCGTCAAGCGGCAGGCCACGGCGGCCGTCGAGCGGGCGGGTGCGGCGTTCGGCGTCGACGACGCCGTGCTCGACGTGTTGGTCACCGTCTTCCGCGATCTGCGCGCCGGACGGTCCGCCGAGGGGTGGGACGTGGAGCGGCCCGGCACCGTCATGTCCACCGCCGAAGCCGTCCAGGTCGCCGCGTCCCTCGGGGTCGCCGCCGCCTACCTGCCCGGCGGGGACGCCCTCGACCTCGTCCCCGGCCACCTCCTGGGCGTGGTCCGCAAGGACGACCCGGCCGACCATGCCCGTCTGCTCGGCTACTGGGACGGCCCGGTCCGCCGTCGCGCCGAGGACGGCTCGGCGATGTGGCGCCGCCTCTGGGACCTGCGGGAGAACCTCCGGTGA